The genomic region AGATGGGCAGCCCATGGGCAGCGTAGCCAGGGTCGTCCCCCAAAAACCTACAGGGGACATAGTGGGGGTGCCTGGCTGGCACCTGGGTACCAAACCTGCATCTGACGCCTTCACTCCAGATTTTAATCGGGTGCCACTTCCTTATTCACTGTTTGCAACTCAGTAAATAGGAACCTGATCTTCCCTGCTCGAGCTCCTGCCAAGGTGACCCAGGGCAGGGACACTCGTACAACCACAGCATCACCTCTCCCTGCGCCCACTCGCACAAAAAGCACAGCCTGCCCCGGAGCACGCACCCTGCCAATTGCTCCAAAAAGTCATGGGCGCATCAAGAATATATTCAACGCAGGAATTTTCCACCCAGAGAGGTCCTGCAAAATAGactattttctgcaaaatacagcaactgGCCATTTTCAGCACGGACAGGGGAGacatctgggcagcagctcaGTATCCAGCCATGCCCAGCAGCCCTGCTTCAGGGATGCTGCACATGGGAttgcccctgcccctgctcttCCCTGTGGAGAGACCCCAGGTGTGCAGCACCCATGGGATGCCCTGGCCCTGGCACTGCCTGGGGGGAGCCCCGTTTACCTAGTAGGTGTTTCCACCCAGATTACCGCCCTTCCAGAGCAAgcggcaggcagggcagagtCAGTTTGGTCATCACCATGGCATCTCCCATTTTTGGGGATCAGATGGGCTGATCTCCCCCCGGCACAGCTCACAGGAATGACATCACTCACCCAAATGCCAATCACAacatatgtttttattattatttccacaAACTGTAATTTTATCTTTAGGAATATTTCATGTAGACACAGAGAGGAGCCCTGGGATGCACTTGCTCACCTACACCGGCTGCATACCAGCAGTCTGGGTCTTGTTTTTTAACCACAGACACTTTGTGTACTGCTTCTTGATGCTTTACAGCACACAAAAGCCAGGCTAAACGCTGCATCCACAGAGGAGCAGGGTGTCCTGTGGCCAGTGAACTCCCTTGCCCTGGAGCACTTTTAATTCCTCTCCAAGAACTGCCAGGTTCAGCTTATGCAATTCAAGGACCTTAGTTTAACTCAAAGAACACCAATTTTTGACCAATATCCATTTAGTAACTTGAAAGATCAAAGcctgcttcctcctcatcccaAGTTTCCAAGGCGGTTACTTGtttatgctttgtttttacGGCTGCAAGAGACCCAGTCAGATTATTTCAAGCGTTGCACGATGCAATAATCTGGGAGTTGCTCAAGCCTACCCACATAATGGTCCTGACTTTCTGCAAGCTTCCTGGCAATACAAGACAACCAGCAATTTATGCAAAagtgttaggtttttttcccccggcTTGAGCCAGCAATGCAGGCTTGAAACATTTCAGGCTCTCCAGGGAGACTTTCAAAGCTATTCCCAAGGGAGCTCAGGGATTCAGACATCCTGCAAGGCCAGCTTGGCCAATTCCTTtgtgatgctttaaaaaacaaaatctcacCCTGTGGCAGTGACCGAATGGGCAGgatgggtgctgggctggacGAGCAGCAAAATCCTCCACGCCAGGAAACCCACTCccaggagaggggctgcagggacctcCTTGGCTTCCGTCCACAGCTCAGGCACAAGGATTGGAGTTGctcttctcccctttcctcttctgctgcagtttgTCACCCTCTACCTGCGCCACCATCCTTGCCTTGGGTATCTTGTATTTGCTCTTCTGGCTGTAAAGGAGGTTTTTCTGGAAGAGTCGTGGGATGTTGCCTTGGTACAGCAAGAGGGCAGCGAGCATCCCTGAAATGAGAGCACAGACCCCTTTGGTGTGCTGCATCTAGCATCTCCACGGCTGAGCAGTCATTTTCAGGCCCTTGCCACAACCTTCATCATGACCAAAATCTAGCTCAGCACCACTGAAGTCCCCACTAACAGTATCTGAAAGACCCTTGCTATATTACTTTAAGGAGAATTTAACCATTGTGTCCTTAATTTCATAGCAAGGCTTGTTTTGACTCCAAAGGGCCGTAAACGACACCAGCAGTCTTCTGTCCAGGCTCTCTGCATTCTAGGCAGCATGTATCCAACTCCCCGTGGTCATGCTGAAGCTGTGGACAACCTCAATAGCACAGCTCAGATAATCGTTGCCCTAAAACATCTTTGCTTCATCTCCCCCAAACTTTGGCCTCAGGAATAGTTTTTGCCTATGCCCCACATagaaattgcattaaaaaaattggatAGCAAAGGGATGACTTGAGCGACAGGGAAGGGGGACAGAAAAAGGACACTTGCCACTGGCAAGACACAAGTTTAGCCCTTTGCCAGGAATGGTTTGTGTTACGCCCAGCATTTCTGCCTTGCCCGTTGCCCCCCATGCCAACCCCTGCCCCCGCTACCTCCTAGGCAGAACTCACCTGCAAGGGGCCCCAGCCAGTAAACCTGGACATAGTCCCAAAAGCTGCTCCCTGAGCAGTGGAAGGTGgtggctgcagccagagcagggTTAAAGAAGGCCCCCGTGAACGGTACAGCTGCATGGGAAGAGAAGCATGGCCATCAGTCTCGCTTGCATCCTTTGAAAGACTGACAAAGAGTTGGGCCGGGAGACCCGCGacccctcctgcctgccaggaGCATCTCTGTTGCTGCCCAGCTCTGGCAGCTGCATCTCTTGGACTGTGTAATAGCAGCACAAGGGGAAATCCCACCCTTGTCACCCTGAGCTTTGCGGGAAGAAGAGCTCAGTGCGGGACCAAAGGGTTGTGTTAGGGGATGTTCAAAGAAAGTGCTCCCAGTCTTGGGGCAAGCTGTGGCTTCTCGTGTGCCAACATTTCACCTGCTGCCTAGATATCCTAAACTGCAGTCTTCATCCCCAAATGAATATTCCCTCAAATAAGTAGAAAACAAACGTCTTAGTAATCATTATCTCTTAAGTCTTGGAAGATGAAAGAGGGACAGTTCCTCCCACACAAATtaggtatttttcttaatttcttagaaaaagaaaggcaggtgCTGCTCACCTGTGTAGGTCAGGAAGGTGACAGTcgctgccagggcagggaccCGGTACATCAGGTGACTCTGGCACAACTTGAGAAGGACgaggtggaaaaagaaagagcaggtgCCTTCCACAAAGGCAGCATGGTGCAGAGAGGTATGGATGGAGGAGCTGCACTCTGATGCTATCAGGTTCTGGATGAGGTGGAAATGCGTCAGCTCCCAGGACCAGTAGAGCTTGGTGACAGCCCAGCCCATCCCCATGCCTACACCCTGGGCCAGCAGCTTGGCAGCAGTTGCGGCGAGGTTGGACTCAAGGAGCAGGAACTCCTGCAGAGAGATGGTCGGGTTGGCGGATGCTCCATCAAAAGAGGCACCATGAACCAcgaagaggaggaagagcagagtcAGGACCACGTCTGGGCCAAAGCCGCCACCCCACAGACCGATCTCCAACAGCATCCTCAGCTCAAGGCAGCTTGTGCACAACTGTAACGAGCCAGCAAGTTCTCTGGCAAGGCAGCCATATGCTCCAGGAGACAGAAGCCTCTTGGAAAGCTGCCTGAGCACCTGGCACACCCCaacaaccaggaaaaaaaaagcaatggagACATTCAGGCCAGCCATAGCCAAGGCTGTGCAGGGGAGAGAGACTGAACCAAAccctgggaaggagcagagaaagcTTCTGCACCTCCTTTTTATAAAGCCATGCGTAAGCAAACGTGGCACAGCCCAACAGGCTTGGGAAACAGAGCACATGCTGCCCCCTCCTTTGCAGGGCAATGCCTGCTGCCACAGGGAGCAGATGGACTCACCCGCACCTGGATCAGCCAACGAGTTGTTTGTCCCAGCAAGCAGGTGCCGGTGTTATCTCCGTCACGTGGTCACTCAGCCTCCAACCCCCAGCATTCTTATCTGAGAGGCTGCAGCAACtccccagagctgctcaggtcttccagaagaaggaaaaaaccttgatttcatttctgcttggcACCATAAAATGCAATCTACTGCCCCAATCCCAAAGCCTGGGACACAAGGGGACTCTTAGAAAGCCAGTAACCCATGCAAGGGGTTCCCATTT from Aquila chrysaetos chrysaetos chromosome 10, bAquChr1.4, whole genome shotgun sequence harbors:
- the LOC115346856 gene encoding aquaporin-12-like isoform X2, whose protein sequence is MCSVSQACWAVPRLLTHGFIKRRCRSFLCSFPGFGSVSLPCTALAMAGLNVSIAFFFLVVGVCQVLRQLSKRLLSPGAYGCLARELAGSLQLCTSCLELRMLLEIGLWGGGFGPDVVLTLLFLLFVVHGASFDGASANPTISLQEFLLLESNLAATAAKLLAQGVGMGMGWAVTKLYWSWELTHFHLIQNLIASECSSSIHTSLHHAAFVEGTCSFFFHLVLLKLCQSHLMYRVPALAATVTFLTYTGMLAALLLYQGNIPRLFQKNLLYSQKSKYKIPKARMVAQVEGDKLQQKRKGEKSNSNPCA
- the LOC115346856 gene encoding aquaporin-12-like isoform X1, whose product is MCSVSQACWAVPRLLTHGFIKRRCRSFLCSFPGFGSVSLPCTALAMAGLNVSIAFFFLVVGVCQVLRQLSKRLLSPGAYGCLARELAGSLQLCTSCLELRMLLEIGLWGGGFGPDVVLTLLFLLFVVHGASFDGASANPTISLQEFLLLESNLAATAAKLLAQGVGMGMGWAVTKLYWSWELTHFHLIQNLIASECSSSIHTSLHHAAFVEGTCSFFFHLVLLKLCQSHLMYRVPALAATVTFLTYTAVPFTGAFFNPALAAATTFHCSGSSFWDYVQVYWLGPLAGMLAALLLYQGNIPRLFQKNLLYSQKSKYKIPKARMVAQVEGDKLQQKRKGEKSNSNPCA